From Ananas comosus cultivar F153 linkage group 8, ASM154086v1, whole genome shotgun sequence, one genomic window encodes:
- the LOC109714517 gene encoding NEP1-interacting protein 2-like yields the protein MDFSTNYLKWVVRETWKYGFMAYGMIGTVICVVATCFFAIVGSIVGAVTGAVIGSGTESGMLRGAGVGAISGAVFSIEAVESSRDRWNSNGLGVWSILYLMDIIYSLLSGRLVREKVDPAMQSAVSSQISAISSPFVESTDFFDTGFVSGMPKDSIEELPKVKITKEDMVDKTGENICCSVCLQDLQIGDLARKLPNCVHMFHSRCIDSWLIRHGSCPLCRRDV from the exons ATGGATTTCTCCACGAATTATCTCAAGTGGGTTGTGAGGGAAACATGGAAATATGGATTCATGGCTTATGGGATGATCGGAACGGTGATTTGTGTCGTAGCCACTTGCTTCTTTGCCATAG TGGGCTCGATCGTCGGAGCGGTGACGGGGGCCGTGATCGGCTCCGGAACGGAGAGCGGGATGCTGCGGGGGGCCGGCGTCGGAGCCATCTCCGGTGCGGTGTTCTCGATCGAGGCCGTCGAGTCGTCTCGTGATCGTTGGAACTCCAATGGATTGGGAGTGTGGAGCATTCTCTACTTG ATGGATATCATCTATAGCTTATTGAGTGGGAGACTAGTAAGAGAAAAGGTCGACCCGGCTATGCAGAGTGCGGTTTCGAGTCAG ATTAGCGCAATTAGCTCGCCCTTCGTTGAATCTACCGATTTCTTCGATACCGGCTTTGTGAGTGGCATGCCAAAGGACTCCATTGAAGAGCTTCCGAAAGTGAAAATTACAAAAGAAGACATGGTTGATAAAACAGGGGAGAATATCTGCTGTTCTGTGTGCTTGCAG GACCTTCAGATTGGAGACTTGGCGAGGAAATTGCCGAATTGCGTGCATATGTTTCATTCGCGGTGCATCGATAGTTGGCTCATTAGGCATGGTTCTTGCCCTCTTTGCCGTCGGGATGTCTAA
- the LOC109714518 gene encoding E3 ubiquitin-protein ligase ATL23-like, with amino-acid sequence MLWILFLGLFLVCAGMSLVFALYLCLLWYAAIRSPTAAAAAGAAAADAAAAAPGEKGLTEAELGRLGGAGDGASVGEGGAECAVCLDDIEAGQAARVLPGCRHAFHRSCADRWLASHPLCPLCRARLLPPPPPPPITDAPSD; translated from the coding sequence atgcTATGGATTCTCTTCCTGGGACTGTTCCTGGTGTGCGCGGGGATGAGCCTGGTGTTCGCGCTGTACCTGTGCCTTCTGTGGTACGCGGCGATCCGCTCCCCCAccgcggcagcagcagcaggagcagcgGCAGCGGACGCGGCGGCAGCAGCGCCGGGGGAGAAGGGGTTGACGGAGGCGGAGCTGGGGCGGCTCGGCGGCGCCGGGGACGGGGCGTCAGTGGGGGAAGGCGGCGCGGAGTGCGCGGTCTGCCTGGACGACATCGAGGCCGGGCAGGCGGCGCGCGTCCTCCCCGGCTGCCGCCACGCCTTCCACCGCAGCTGCGCCGACCGATGGCTCGCATCGCACCCCCTCTGCCCCCTCTGTAGGGCTCGactcctcccccctcctcctcctcctccgataACCGACGCTCCCTCCGATTGA